A stretch of the Candidatus Jettenia sp. AMX2 genome encodes the following:
- a CDS encoding adenylylsulfate reductase, which yields MSIFIDENICNGCKGLPESRCERICPGNLCYRKENMKADIRDQSACWTCACCVKECPVQAIELRLPFQICNNHASLKARLKHDKTIWTILDAEGNQEEFIIQAKLLKGD from the coding sequence ATGAGTATTTTTATTGATGAAAATATATGCAACGGTTGCAAGGGGTTGCCGGAATCACGATGCGAACGCATTTGTCCCGGAAATTTATGTTACCGGAAGGAAAACATGAAGGCTGACATCCGTGATCAATCAGCCTGCTGGACCTGTGCATGCTGTGTGAAGGAATGTCCTGTTCAGGCGATCGAGCTCAGGCTTCCTTTCCAAATTTGTAATAACCATGCTTCGCTCAAAGCGCGGTTGAAACATGACAAGACAATCTGGACAATCCTGGATGCCGAAGGAAACCAGGAAGAATTTATTATTCAGGCAAAATTGTTAAAAGGAGACTAA